The genomic interval CCTTGATCAATATCTTACCGGAGTGGCTCACCGAACCAGCCCCAAAGATTCTGGCAAGCCCTACCAAACTGAGATTATTTCAATTGACGTTATTCAATCAATCGCCATAGCAAAAGCGCAGGTAAAAATGTATGAGTTTAATTATTATGATTTCCTATCTTTTCATAAAATTGATAGAAACTGGGTAATCGTGAATAAAATGCTCACTCATATAGAAGCCTAACTCTGCATATAAGCCATCAGTTAACACTAAAACCATGTGGTATAAAACAAAAGTAACAGAACTGCTTGGAATCCAGTATCCGATTTTGCAAGGCCCATTTGGTGGCGGACTATCGACTGTCGAACTTACGGCAACCGTTTCAAAAATGGGTGGTTTAGGCGGATATGGTGCTTACACTATGTCTGCTCAGGAAATCTACGAGATGGATAAGCAGATCAAAGCAGCAACAGATAAACCCTATAATCTAAACCTTTGGGTTTCAGATACCGATGCAGTCAATGGCACAGTCAGTGATGAACTCTATGAAGGGGTTAAAGCACAATTTAAGCCTTATTTTGACGAGGCAGGAATTGAGCTACCTTCGAAACCGCCTCCATTTAAATCCCGGTTTGAAAATCAGCTGCAAGTAGTACTGGATATACGCCCCAAGGTGTTCAGCTTTATGTTTGGTATTCCTTCAGCAGATGTGTTAGAGCAATGCCGCAGGCGCAGTATTAAACTGATGGGTGCGGCTACTACCCTGGATGAAGCCCTGGCAGTCCAGAATGCTGGGGTAGATATGATCATTGCCTCAGGTTTCGAGGCTGGCGGTCATCGCCCCTCTTTCCTGGCTCCAGCTGAGCAGTCGATAACCGGTACTTTTGTGTTAGTCCAGCTGATCAAGGAAAAAGTGAACCTGCCTATTATTGCCGCAGGTGGTATTGCCAGTGGAAGAGGTATAGCAGCAGCACTTACTCTGGGAGCAGATGCAGCACAAATTGGCACTGCCTTTCTGGCTTGTGATGAATCAGGTGCGCTTCCAGTTCATAAAGAGGCTCTGTTCTCTGAGGCTGCCAGGTATACCATGTTATCACGCGCTTTTACCGGACGGTTAGGCAGAGGATTAAGTACGCCACTTGCCAAAGATTTGGCTGGCAAAGAGAGCAGTATTCTTCCGTTTCCCCTGCAAACCACCTTCATGTCTTCGTTAAGAAAGGCCGCACTCGAAAAGCAAAAATTTGATATGGTGCTGTTTTGGGGAGGCCAGATAGCGCCTATTCTTAAACATCGGAAAGCCGCAAACCTGATGAAATCGCTTGTAGAAGAAACAACCCAACTCCTGAGCATCAGAAATCCTGCATAATGCCACCCGGTTGGGCACTCTGGTCCATATTCTGCCGATGAAAAGATGGATAAAAATAATTCATCCAAAACTTTTAAATGACCGATCGGTCATTTATATTTGTATCATCTATTACAAGAATATGACAAAGGCCGAACGAACCAAACAATTAATCATTGAAAAAGCTGCCCCACTTTTCAATACCAAAGGAGTGGCAGGTACTTCCTTAAGTGATATTCTGGAGGTGACTAAACTGGCAAAAGGAAGCCTATACGTACACTTTGAAAACAAGGAAGAACTGGCGCATGAAGTAGTCAATTATCAGTTGAAGAAGTTGTCTGAAAAGGTAGAGGCAGCCATGAGCAGACAAAAAACAGCTAAAGAAAAATTATTCTCCTATATCGATCTCCATCTAGACCCTTTAAATCCTCCTATCTTAGGAGGCTGCCCTTTGCTCAACTTCGGTATGGAAGCCGATGATACAGATGAAGTTATTTGTAAGAAAGTACATATGCTCATTGAAACCGCTCAACAAAACATACGCACTGTTATCGAGAAGGGAATTGCCTCCGGAGAATTTAAACCAGACTGGGATGCACAGGAGTTCGCTACGCAAATGTTCGCTATGGTAGAAGGTGGAATTATGATGTCGAGGATAGCAGGAAACAAAAAAGCAATGCAATCAATTGCCCGCTCTTTAAAAAAGGAAATTGAAGAAAAAACAGCATAAAAATTTTTAATCAAAACATGACCGATCGGTCATAAAAGTAAATCAAACTAAAAATTATGAAAGCAATGAAACAAAAAATTGTCTTTGCCATGCTGATGGGGATCATCACGACTGGTATTGTGTCCTTTACACTCATAGGAGTAAATAGAGGATATGATCCCGGGTTTGCCTCGATCTGGATGAAGTCCTGGGTTATCTCTTACTTGATTGTAATCCCCATTATTCTGCTTGTTTCACCCAGCATTCAACGTGTAGCAAGTTATTTATGTAAGGAGCGGACGTATGCCACACAAAACGAATAAGGCATTTTAATATACATTTTTATCTAGTAAACAATTAACCAATACAACCATGGAAACTTATCAAGTAAATTCCGCCATTACGAGTAAAACGCCTGAAGCCACCTCTCAGACTCCATTTAAAAAAGCTATTTATACCGCTAAAACCCATACCATAGGAGGCCGCGAAGGCGCATCCCGCAGTTCAGATGGTCGCCTGGATATTAAACTTTCA from Rhodocytophaga rosea carries:
- a CDS encoding NAD(P)H-dependent flavin oxidoreductase yields the protein MWYKTKVTELLGIQYPILQGPFGGGLSTVELTATVSKMGGLGGYGAYTMSAQEIYEMDKQIKAATDKPYNLNLWVSDTDAVNGTVSDELYEGVKAQFKPYFDEAGIELPSKPPPFKSRFENQLQVVLDIRPKVFSFMFGIPSADVLEQCRRRSIKLMGAATTLDEALAVQNAGVDMIIASGFEAGGHRPSFLAPAEQSITGTFVLVQLIKEKVNLPIIAAGGIASGRGIAAALTLGADAAQIGTAFLACDESGALPVHKEALFSEAARYTMLSRAFTGRLGRGLSTPLAKDLAGKESSILPFPLQTTFMSSLRKAALEKQKFDMVLFWGGQIAPILKHRKAANLMKSLVEETTQLLSIRNPA
- a CDS encoding DUF2798 domain-containing protein; translated protein: MKQKIVFAMLMGIITTGIVSFTLIGVNRGYDPGFASIWMKSWVISYLIVIPIILLVSPSIQRVASYLCKERTYATQNE
- a CDS encoding TetR/AcrR family transcriptional regulator yields the protein MTKAERTKQLIIEKAAPLFNTKGVAGTSLSDILEVTKLAKGSLYVHFENKEELAHEVVNYQLKKLSEKVEAAMSRQKTAKEKLFSYIDLHLDPLNPPILGGCPLLNFGMEADDTDEVICKKVHMLIETAQQNIRTVIEKGIASGEFKPDWDAQEFATQMFAMVEGGIMMSRIAGNKKAMQSIARSLKKEIEEKTA
- a CDS encoding nuclear transport factor 2 family protein — encoded protein: MKTIDEETAAIKQVLQAYYFQGIYEGNVELLREAFHPGTLLFGDINGQPYAKTLDQYLTGVAHRTSPKDSGKPYQTEIISIDVIQSIAIAKAQVKMYEFNYYDFLSFHKIDRNWVIVNKMLTHIEA